A single region of the Triticum dicoccoides isolate Atlit2015 ecotype Zavitan chromosome 2B, WEW_v2.0, whole genome shotgun sequence genome encodes:
- the LOC119362269 gene encoding uncharacterized protein LOC119362269 isoform X1, translating into MDDPHRRLPGEAAPTYGLFDGLFTVEIHHKGFFCGPGSDMKYIDHEVDWFDYCQSDTWSNLWIDDFLLQLGHDRANSKMDVHWCQPGKSFCDGLHLMSCDADIVLMIAATVEHKNLVLLVDHGDTLQLLNNDDDVLLHGLNEPTKVITQVKSGKGKENVFWSEIPESAGDISYIRAKSFIPFGEGCSSGVGNEELEAEFDNCENGDSTSSEDDDDLHQNTEEIVTDEDFYESDYEVADGDDDLFDSNVDKDVDDHREKEILPDYEGELPEDVLDDSHLELSKEEKDKLKYRFSTFNPCTDLNAPAFKVGMVFGDMKELRLALVSYSVRNRVKVKKTRNTTTKLEAICKPGCTWYLKAGKDNRSSSIQIKKYLDNHTCTKAWDLKALTAPFLTAKFRGEFRDNEKMPLRKFSEKVQTEYNMIAKRSKLGRARRAAVRSIRGEDDDQYKMLWDYGQELRRTNPGSKFFLCTKEVFDNKTKETKNHFSTLYWSYDACKRGFLKACRPIIFLDGCHIKTRYKGNLLTAVGVDPNDCIFPIAFGLCEVESTSSWEWFLASLKDDLNISNSSSYTLMSDKQKGLIAAVQKVFPHSEHRHCVRHIYQNFHKVHKGETLKNDLWAIARSTNKISYHKNMEQIKEHSLDAYKWVEKLSPRTWIKAFFNPFCKCDILLNNMSEVFNSYILDGRDLPIKSMLDYVFHKLANRIVGKQRESEKWTGRLCPKIQKKLDKYIEWAKNCMVTEYGKGVFQVLSLNNTYVVDLNMNSCGCNRWELSTIPCHHAIACFRHERIEPESMVHDCYSVENYKSCYGWNLMPMRDMKHWEKMNAIDVYPPIYTKVMGRPKKSRKKEPEEKKGKDGMKKVTKHGVTMHCSICGAADHNKKGHHNHVNDEPKPRGAEESEEEYDDPSIIANIMPHRVNPMLDPTQSKDSMVFMMQERERFRSPTIRDYGPLPESSFIANARDSIPVGTVTTAMTSGRVRRAEGVAAESEQGAAPRPRKKQARGGSIAARGGRTPAARGGANGARGG; encoded by the exons GGCTATTTGATGGTCTGTTCACAGTTGAAATCCATCACAAGGGATTTTTTTGTGGACCTGGTAGCGACATGAAGTATATAGATCATGAAGTGGACTGGTTTGACTACTGTCAGAGTGATACTTGGTCTAATTTATGGATAGATGATTTCCTTCTCCAACTGGGCCATGACAGAGCAAACTCCAAGATGGATGTGCATTGGTGCCAACCCGGTAAATCTTTTTGTGATGGGCTTCACCTGATGTCATGTGATGCAGATATAGTGCTCATGATTGCTGCAACAGTAGAACACAAGAACTTGGTCCTGCTGGTAGACCATGGTGACACTCTGCAGTTACTAAACAATGATGATGATGTGTTGCTGCATGGACTGAATGAACCAACTAAAGTAATAACTCAAGTTAAGTCTGGAAAGGGCAAAGAAAATGTTTTCTGGTCTGAAATACCAGAAAGTGCAGGAGATATTAGTTATATCAGAGCAaagagtttcatcccatttggtgaAGGCTGTAGTTCTGGTGTTGGTAATGAAGAATTAGAGGCTGAATTTGACAATTGCGAGAATGGTGACAGTACAAGCTCTGAAGATGATGATGATTTACATCAGAACACAGAAGAAATTGTAACAGACGAGGACTTCTACGAGAGTGATTATGAAGTAGCAGATGGTGATGACGACCTATTTGATAGTAATGTAGATAAAGATGTTGATGATCACAGAGAGAAGGAGATTTTGCCTGATTATGAAGGAGAACTTCCTGAAGATGTCCTAGATGATAGTCACTTGGAACTTTCAAAAGAAGAGAAAGATAAGCTCAAGTATAGGTTCAGCACATTCAATCCATGCACTGATCTTAATGCTCCTGCtttcaaagttggcatggtatttgGTGACATGAAAGAGCTCAGGCTTGCACTGGTTTCCTATAGTGTGAGAAACAGAGTGAAGGTGAAGAAAACAAGGAATACGACCACTAAATTAGAAGCTATTTGCAAGCCTGGATGTACTTGGTATTTGAAGGCAGGCAAAGATAACAGGAGTAGTAGCATTCAGATCAAGAAATATCTTGATAATCACACATGCACCAAAGCTTGGGACCTTAAAGCTCTCACTGCCCCATTTCTGACTGCAAAATTCAGAGGTGAATTCAGAGATAATGAGAAAATGCCTTTGAGGAAGTTTTCGGAAAAGGTGCAGACAGAATATAACATGATTGCTAAGAGAAGTAAGCTAGGAAGGGCAAGAAGAGCGGCAGTTAGGTCGATCAGAGGAGAGGATGATGACCAGTACAAAATGTTGTGGGATTATGGCCAAGAGCTTAGAAGGACTAACCCAGGAAGCAAGTTTTTCTTGTGCACAAAGGAGGTTTTTGACAACAAAACTAAAGAGACAAAAAATCACTTTTCAACACTATATTGGTCATATGATGCGTGTAAGAGAGGGTTCCTTAAGGCTTGTAGACCAATAATTTTCCTTGATGGCTGCCACATTAAAACTAGGTACAAAGGAAATTTGCTTACAGCAGTTGGTGTCGATCCCAATGACTGCATATTCCCCATTGCATTTGGTCTTTGTGAAGTAGAATCGACAAGTAGTTGGGAGTGGTTCTTGGCTTCATTGAAGGATGACCTGAACATTTCCAACTCATCATCTTACACACTAATGAGTGACAAGCAAAAG GGTTTGATTGCTGCAGTGCAGAAAGTGTTCCCTCATTCTGAGCACAGACATTGTGTGAGGCACATATATCAGAATTTCCACAAAGTACATAAGGGTGAAACATTGAAGAATGATTTATGGGCAATAGCAAGATCTACAAACAAAATTTCTTACCACAAAAACATGGAGCAAATAAAGGAACACAGTTTAGATGCTTACAAGTGGGTTGAGAAGTTGTCTCCAAGAACATGGATAAAGGCTTTCTTTAACCCTTTCTGCAAATGTGACATCCTCCTCAACAATATGTCTGAGGTGTTCAACAG CTATATTCTGGATGGAAGAGATCTGCCAATAAAGTCCATGTTAGATTATGTTTTCCATAAACTAGCAAACAGGATAGTTGGCAAACAAAGGGAATCTGAGAAGTGGACTGGCCGGCTGTGCCCCAAAATTCAGAAGAAACTAGACAAATATATAGAATGGGCAAAGAACTGCATGGTTACTGAGTATGGGAAAGGTGTTTTCCAGGTTTTGTCTCTAAATAATACATATGTTGTGGATTTGAACATGAACAGTTGTGGCTGCAACAGATGGGAACTCTCAACCAtcccatgccatcatgccattgcaTGTTTCAGACATGAAAGGATTGAGCCAGAGAGCATGGTGCATGACTGTTATAGTGTTGAGAACTACAAGAGTTGCTATGGCTGGAACCTTATGCCTATGAGGGACATGAAGCATTGGGAGAAAATGAATGCAATAGATGTGTATCCACCTATTTACACAAAAGTCATGGGAAGGCCAAAGAAAAGTAGGAAGAAAGAGCCAGAAGAGAAAAAGGGTAAGGATGGTATGAAGAAAGTAACAAAACATGGTGTCACTATGCATTGTTCTATATGTGGAGCTGCTGATCACAATAAAAAAGGTCACCACAACCATGTAAATGATGAACCAAAACCAAGAGGAGCAGAGGAATcagaagaagagtatgatgaccCAAGCATCATTGCT AACATTATGCCACATAGAGTAAATCCCATGCTGGATCCAACACAAAGTAAAGATTCCATGGTGTTCATGATGCAGGAAAGG GAGAGGTTTAGGTCACCAACAATTAGAGATTATGGTCCACTACCTGAATCAAGCTTTATTGCTAATGCTAGGGACTCAATCCCAGTAGGTACAGTGACTACAGCAATGACAAGTGGAAGGGTGAGAAGAGCAGAAGGTGTTGCAGCTGAATCTGAGCAAGGAGCTGCACCAAGACCCAGGAAGAAGCAGGCAAGAGGAGGGTCAATTGCTGCAAGGGGAGGGAGAACACCTGCTGCAAGAGGAGGGGCAAATGGTGCAAGGGGAGGGTGA
- the LOC119362269 gene encoding uncharacterized protein LOC119362269 isoform X2 — translation MDDPHRRLPGEAAPTYGLFDGLFTVEIHHKGFFCGPGSDMKYIDHEVDWFDYCQSDTWSNLWIDDFLLQLGHDRANSKMDVHWCQPGKSFCDGLHLMSCDADIVLMIAATVEHKNLVLLVDHGDTLQLLNNDDDVLLHGLNEPTKVITQVKSGKGKENVFWSEIPESAGDISYIRAKSFIPFGEGCSSGVGNEELEAEFDNCENGDSTSSEDDDDLHQNTEEIVTDEDFYESDYEVADGDDDLFDSNVDKDVDDHREKEILPDYEGELPEDVLDDSHLELSKEEKDKLKYRFSTFNPCTDLNAPAFKVGMVFGDMKELRLALVSYSVRNRVKVKKTRNTTTKLEAICKPGCTWYLKAGKDNRSSSIQIKKYLDNHTCTKAWDLKALTAPFLTAKFRGEFRDNEKMPLRKFSEKVQTEYNMIAKRSKLGRARRAAVRSIRGEDDDQYKMLWDYGQELRRTNPGSKFFLCTKEVFDNKTKETKNHFSTLYWSYDACKRGFLKACRPIIFLDGCHIKTRYKGNLLTAVGVDPNDCIFPIAFGLCEVESTSSWEWFLASLKDDLNISNSSSYTLMSDKQKGLIAAVQKVFPHSEHRHCVRHIYQNFHKVHKGETLKNDLWAIARSTNKISYHKNMEQIKEHSLDAYKWVEKLSPRTWIKAFFNPFCKCDILLNNMSEVFNSYILDGRDLPIKSMLDYVFHKLANRIVGKQRESEKWTGRLCPKIQKKLDKYIEWAKNCMVTEYGKGVFQVLSLNNTYVVDLNMNSCGCNRWELSTIPCHHAIACFRHERIEPESMVHDCYSVENYKSCYGWNLMPMRDMKHWEKMNAIDVYPPIYTKVMGRPKKSRKKEPEEKKGKDGMKKVTKHGVTMHCSICGAADHNKKGHHNHVNDEPKPRGAEESEEEYDDPSIIANIMPHRVNPMLDPTQSKDSMVFMMQERGLNPSRYSDYSNDKWKGEKSRRCCS, via the exons GGCTATTTGATGGTCTGTTCACAGTTGAAATCCATCACAAGGGATTTTTTTGTGGACCTGGTAGCGACATGAAGTATATAGATCATGAAGTGGACTGGTTTGACTACTGTCAGAGTGATACTTGGTCTAATTTATGGATAGATGATTTCCTTCTCCAACTGGGCCATGACAGAGCAAACTCCAAGATGGATGTGCATTGGTGCCAACCCGGTAAATCTTTTTGTGATGGGCTTCACCTGATGTCATGTGATGCAGATATAGTGCTCATGATTGCTGCAACAGTAGAACACAAGAACTTGGTCCTGCTGGTAGACCATGGTGACACTCTGCAGTTACTAAACAATGATGATGATGTGTTGCTGCATGGACTGAATGAACCAACTAAAGTAATAACTCAAGTTAAGTCTGGAAAGGGCAAAGAAAATGTTTTCTGGTCTGAAATACCAGAAAGTGCAGGAGATATTAGTTATATCAGAGCAaagagtttcatcccatttggtgaAGGCTGTAGTTCTGGTGTTGGTAATGAAGAATTAGAGGCTGAATTTGACAATTGCGAGAATGGTGACAGTACAAGCTCTGAAGATGATGATGATTTACATCAGAACACAGAAGAAATTGTAACAGACGAGGACTTCTACGAGAGTGATTATGAAGTAGCAGATGGTGATGACGACCTATTTGATAGTAATGTAGATAAAGATGTTGATGATCACAGAGAGAAGGAGATTTTGCCTGATTATGAAGGAGAACTTCCTGAAGATGTCCTAGATGATAGTCACTTGGAACTTTCAAAAGAAGAGAAAGATAAGCTCAAGTATAGGTTCAGCACATTCAATCCATGCACTGATCTTAATGCTCCTGCtttcaaagttggcatggtatttgGTGACATGAAAGAGCTCAGGCTTGCACTGGTTTCCTATAGTGTGAGAAACAGAGTGAAGGTGAAGAAAACAAGGAATACGACCACTAAATTAGAAGCTATTTGCAAGCCTGGATGTACTTGGTATTTGAAGGCAGGCAAAGATAACAGGAGTAGTAGCATTCAGATCAAGAAATATCTTGATAATCACACATGCACCAAAGCTTGGGACCTTAAAGCTCTCACTGCCCCATTTCTGACTGCAAAATTCAGAGGTGAATTCAGAGATAATGAGAAAATGCCTTTGAGGAAGTTTTCGGAAAAGGTGCAGACAGAATATAACATGATTGCTAAGAGAAGTAAGCTAGGAAGGGCAAGAAGAGCGGCAGTTAGGTCGATCAGAGGAGAGGATGATGACCAGTACAAAATGTTGTGGGATTATGGCCAAGAGCTTAGAAGGACTAACCCAGGAAGCAAGTTTTTCTTGTGCACAAAGGAGGTTTTTGACAACAAAACTAAAGAGACAAAAAATCACTTTTCAACACTATATTGGTCATATGATGCGTGTAAGAGAGGGTTCCTTAAGGCTTGTAGACCAATAATTTTCCTTGATGGCTGCCACATTAAAACTAGGTACAAAGGAAATTTGCTTACAGCAGTTGGTGTCGATCCCAATGACTGCATATTCCCCATTGCATTTGGTCTTTGTGAAGTAGAATCGACAAGTAGTTGGGAGTGGTTCTTGGCTTCATTGAAGGATGACCTGAACATTTCCAACTCATCATCTTACACACTAATGAGTGACAAGCAAAAG GGTTTGATTGCTGCAGTGCAGAAAGTGTTCCCTCATTCTGAGCACAGACATTGTGTGAGGCACATATATCAGAATTTCCACAAAGTACATAAGGGTGAAACATTGAAGAATGATTTATGGGCAATAGCAAGATCTACAAACAAAATTTCTTACCACAAAAACATGGAGCAAATAAAGGAACACAGTTTAGATGCTTACAAGTGGGTTGAGAAGTTGTCTCCAAGAACATGGATAAAGGCTTTCTTTAACCCTTTCTGCAAATGTGACATCCTCCTCAACAATATGTCTGAGGTGTTCAACAG CTATATTCTGGATGGAAGAGATCTGCCAATAAAGTCCATGTTAGATTATGTTTTCCATAAACTAGCAAACAGGATAGTTGGCAAACAAAGGGAATCTGAGAAGTGGACTGGCCGGCTGTGCCCCAAAATTCAGAAGAAACTAGACAAATATATAGAATGGGCAAAGAACTGCATGGTTACTGAGTATGGGAAAGGTGTTTTCCAGGTTTTGTCTCTAAATAATACATATGTTGTGGATTTGAACATGAACAGTTGTGGCTGCAACAGATGGGAACTCTCAACCAtcccatgccatcatgccattgcaTGTTTCAGACATGAAAGGATTGAGCCAGAGAGCATGGTGCATGACTGTTATAGTGTTGAGAACTACAAGAGTTGCTATGGCTGGAACCTTATGCCTATGAGGGACATGAAGCATTGGGAGAAAATGAATGCAATAGATGTGTATCCACCTATTTACACAAAAGTCATGGGAAGGCCAAAGAAAAGTAGGAAGAAAGAGCCAGAAGAGAAAAAGGGTAAGGATGGTATGAAGAAAGTAACAAAACATGGTGTCACTATGCATTGTTCTATATGTGGAGCTGCTGATCACAATAAAAAAGGTCACCACAACCATGTAAATGATGAACCAAAACCAAGAGGAGCAGAGGAATcagaagaagagtatgatgaccCAAGCATCATTGCT AACATTATGCCACATAGAGTAAATCCCATGCTGGATCCAACACAAAGTAAAGATTCCATGGTGTTCATGATGCAGGAAAGG GGACTCAATCCCAGTAGGTACAGTGACTACAGCAATGACAAGTGGAAGGGTGAGAAGAGCAGAAGGTGTTGCAGCTGA
- the LOC119360533 gene encoding isoflavone reductase homolog, giving the protein MGHALEPGRITFDEKMEIRRAIEEGNIPHTYISANCFAAYFVPNLCQMRTLLPPKEKVHVYGDGNVKAIFVDEDDIAAYTIKCVDDPRALNKTIYLWPQENILSQNELIAKWEKLSGKVLKKIPILSDEFLASMKGTDLANQVGIGHYYHIFYEGCLKNFDMRDDGEEEASLLYPEVQYTRMDEYMQRYL; this is encoded by the exons ATGGGGCATGCCCTTGAACCAGGAAGGATCACATTTGATGAGAAGATGGAGATAAGAAGGGCGATAGAAGAAGGAAACATTCCCCACACCTACATTTCTGCTAACTGCTTTGCTGCTTACTTTGTTCCTAACCTATGTCAAATGCGTACCCTTCTTCCACCCAAGGAGAAAGTTCACGTCTATGGAGATGGTAACGTCAAAG CGATATTCGTGGACGAAGATGACATTGCAGCATATACAATCAAGTGCGTTGATGATCCACGGGCCTTGAACAAGACAATATACCTATGGCCACAGGAAAACATCCTTAGTCAAAATGAGTTGATTGCTAAATGGGAAAAGCTCTCAGGAAAGGTTCTTAAGAAAATTCCCATTCTGAGTGATGAATTCTTGGCATCAATGAAAG GTACAGACCTTGCTAATCAGGTGGGGATAGGGCATTACTATCACATTTTTTATGAGGGTTGCTTGAAAAACTTTGACATGAGAGATGATGGGGAAGAAGAGGCTTCTCTACTGTACCCAGAGGTTCAGTACACCAGGATGGACGAGTACATGCAACGTTATTTATAA